In the genome of Pirellulales bacterium, the window CGAGGTTCGGCTGAAATCGGCAACAAGCCAAACGAGAAGAAGCGAGGACGCCACCGTCAGGGCCGACAGCGCCGGCCAGCGCAACCGCCGCGTCCACAGCCTGCCCGGCACGGCGGGTGATCGCGACAAGTCCCAGCCGCGCGTCGCGGTGCTCATTTGCTCTTCTAGTTGCTGGCGGACACGCTCGATCGCGCGCTGCGCGCCGTCGGCGTCCGGGGTGAAATGCCCCGCACGACGCAAAGCTCCGACGATCTGGTAATCAAGCGGGTCAGGCATCGTGAGGTTCCCCGTCCGGCGCGTCGGCAGTCGTTCGTGCCACGACCTGCCGCAGCCGAGTTAGTGCCTTATGACAAATCGAACGGGCTCGATGTGCGGTGCAACCCAGCTCGTCGGCGATCGCCTGGTAACTTTGGCCCTCCAGAAAACGCATGGAGAGCACCTGTTGAGCTTGGGTCGGTAGGGCTTCCATGCCAGCAAGTACGGAGTCCAATTCTTCCCGCGCGGCAAGCGAGGCCAGCGGTGCCCTGCCTCCGGCGGCAACGTCGGACCCGTCCAACGTTACGACTCGTTCGCGCCGCTGAGCTCGTCGCCAGTCGAATGCCAGCCGCACCGCTACCCGATGTGCATAAGCTTCGGGCTGCGTTGCGCTCATGAATCCCGGTGACCGACTCAGCTTGAGAAACAATTCCTGCAGCAAGTCGTCAGCAGCGTCGGCACGCAACGTGATCCTGGCGAGCAAGGTATGGAGCCTCACCCCGCTGCTCGCAAGCAACTCACGCGCTCGTTCCGGGCCGTCGTCCAAAACCTCTCCTTGCTGTGCCTGAGCATTCTCGGCCACACAGGTATAGACGCCGCCGGGCCGTACCGCGCACCCAGAAAAGTTCAAAGAAATCTCAGTTTAGTCCGCGATGGGCAAAGACTGAGCGGCGGCGTCATCTGGTAGATACCCAAAATGAATCATCAGAAACACCACAGCGTGGGTCTGACACCCACCCCCCCCGTTTCGAGAGTAATCGGTCTGGGGGTCCATGCTGACCGAGCTAAAAAACCCGCTCGCATTGAGTGGGTTTTTTATTGGACAGGCACTCGGACCAATTTGCTACGCGACTACCGTCTCTGCCGCATCGCATCAATGGGTATCCCGCATGGCCATCTTCGGGCTTTGTTCGCCACGAAGTGGTTGCCAGTATTGGGCTAACACGGGATGCCGCGTGCTAGAGCCGGTTTCAAAACTGTGTTGAAGTAAACTTGCGCCCTGTAGGGACTTCGGTTAAGACGGTGATCGAAAGGAGACTTTCGATGGCCAAGCGACACGATGTCGAAGTCAGCGATGAGCAGTGGGAGAAAATCAAGCC includes:
- a CDS encoding sigma-70 family RNA polymerase sigma factor; protein product: MRLHTLLARITLRADAADDLLQELFLKLSRSPGFMSATQPEAYAHRVAVRLAFDWRRAQRRERVVTLDGSDVAAGGRAPLASLAAREELDSVLAGMEALPTQAQQVLSMRFLEGQSYQAIADELGCTAHRARSICHKALTRLRQVVARTTADAPDGEPHDA